The window GAGTTCCATTATCCGACACAATGGTATCCAGAATACCATACCTGGCGAACAATTCGTGTAAAATGCTTAATGTAACCGCAAATGTTACATTTATACACTTCCGATCACTTTGAAAAACTATCCACCACAACAGGTAATACGAACCCTTAAGTGGACCTGCGTAATCAATATACAATCTGGTCCATGGAATATCTGTTTTTGGCCACCGTTGCCATTTAGTAGCAGGTGATTTTGCAGCTAGGCCACAACCTTTGCATGATTTCAAAGCTTCTTCAATGTCACGGTTCATTGTTGGCCAATATCCGTAACTTCTCATTAATGATTTTATTCTCAAAATCTTTGGGTGACTAATATGAAATTCCTTTAATAATCGCTTTTGTAGTGTGGTTGGCACTACGACTCTTTGTGCATACATTAACACATTGTCACACAGTGAGAAATGGTTCGCATTTGTGTTACGCATAGTTTTATCTCTTTTAGCCTCAgtatttctttcgtttttataatgaatttgccgtTTTCCGATTTTACTTTTATGTCTTGTAAAGTGGTAGTTCACGAATAACGTTACACACaacattttttatttccttttccgcTCGCCAAGTGGCAATCACGGTATCTTCAAATTGTTCCGCACTTTTCGAAATCAGTCTTGATAGACAATCCACATGACCTAGTTTCTTGGATGGTATATACTCCATTTTGAAATCATAGTTTAATAATGTCGTACCCCAGTGGTtcgtttgtattttttgtttacgtgatctttttgtattttttgtttacgTGATCTTTTCTGTTGAACAATTTTTTTAGGTTCTGTCATACAATGCGACTTTTTATGATCTATTTTACCACACttatagtattttatatttttaaacggacagttatttttaaaatgtagaccacCGTACAACATGGATTCGATCTTGatatttttttgtctattttcttaTTCGTTACTAGTCGACACGCTTGAATCTTAGAATAATCTTTCTCTTCAATTTCATTTGCGTCATATAGTAGACTAATAATCCGCTGACATTATTCTGTTAAATTTTGGTCCTGTTCTAATCTTTTTAATGTCAGGGAACATATATCTGCATGTTTGCTTGCAGTAAGcccttgaacaaaaattaaaaacttgAACATGTCCGGGGTCAACTCATTCAATTTGAATTTCTCACACTCTCTGTTAACCACTCCGGCATAGGTGGAGAAATTTTCATCAGCTTTTTTGACCAAAGGGAACCTCTTTCACTGTCCGCGCAACCGATGTCAtctaagagaaaggcaaaggcttgAGACcggtgacgtcacaactcatttctacaggcgagtaaactggagcaacgtgaaataaagtgtcttgctcaagaacaaaacacacagtCTGGTAAGGGTGTCGAACTCACTCCCTCAAGATTGAGagcacgacgctctaaccactgagctatatgccttcacacatacgcacacacgcacgcacactgatatttggctgtgtggtaagaagcttgcttcctaaccacatggttccgggttcagtctcactgcgtggaaccttgcgcAAATACCTTCAccttgggccgacaaaagccttgtgaatggatttgatagacggaaacggaaagaagccagtcgtggtTTAGTGGTTGAGATATTGGCTCACCatcgtaaagtcatgagttcaattcccggagacacgttgtgtccttcagcaaaaaactttattttcacgttactctagtccgctcagctggcaaaactgagtagtatctgtatttcaaagggccagccttgtcccactctgtgtcgcaccgaatctccctgagaagtacgttaaggttacacgtgtctgttgagtgttcagcaacttgcacgttaatttcacgagcaggagtggctgtgtggtaagtagcttgctcaccaaccacatggttcctggttcagtcccactgtatggcaccttgggcaagtgacttctactatagctttgggccgaccgaagccttatgaggggatttggtagacggaaactgaaagaagcccgtcgtatatatgtatatatatatatatatgtatacatgtatgtataagggaGCGATCGAATAAGTaataggctgacaaagaataagtcctggggtcgatttgttcgactaaaggcggtgctccagcatggccgcagtcaaatgacggaaacaagtaaaagaataaaagagcaaaCTGTTCTGttaatcgtatcagctgggaaccTCGTCGtggtaaccgatggagtgctcttcatatatatatatatatatatatatatatatatatgtatgtatttatgtatgtatatatatatatgcatgtatatatattaacctttaaaggtattttaatatgctgccactttttgatgaaatttttttctgtaaaaaacttcatcctatatattagtagtagtatatatatatatatatatatatatatatattatatatatatatactaagcaataagggtttagcaacgagttgccttaccacataccgaatttagaaatagcagtcaaagggttatagctatttcttctactaaaaagggagatctcagtaaaaacagcatttggaaggcagacacaaacaggtaagagagaatgaattgactgcaatctatcatacatttttttagttatccacggacgtacgtttcgaaatcaagtttttagggaagcataagaattaaatattaaatattaaataattctatcttaccgaaacttcttttctcttcagcgtagaatactataatcataaatgattatatattgaattttgagataccagaaggcaccaactcaactcagtatcagagcgagctagaatcctcaactggtatcaccgaattcaatttgtgaatgaaacgattgtgtcaacagccccttcccacccgcgtgtagccaaaacaagatgctgtggtcatctactgagataaaatatggttatccgtaataatgaagggtgaaattaattaatttggaaaaattatcaattacaccaagtagtcttcggcatgtaaaagcctcattcgaggaaaatttaagtaatactaagcaataagggtttagcaacgagttgccttaccacataccgaatttagaaatagcagtcaaaggttatagctatttcttctactaaaaagggagatctcagtaaaaacagcatttggaaggcagacacaaacaggtaagagagaatgaattgactgcaatctatcatacatttttttagttatccacggacgtacgtttcgaaatcaagtttttagggaagcataagaattaaatattaaatattaaataattctatcttaccgaaacttcttttctcttcagcgtagaatactataatcataaatgattatatattgaattttgagataccagaaggcaccaactcaactcagtatcagagcgagctagaatcctcaactggtatcaccgaattcaatttgtgaatgaaacgattgtgtcaacagccccttcccacccgcgtgtagccaaaacaagatgctgtggtcatctactgagataaaatacgtacgtccgtggataactaaaaaaatgtatgatagattgcagtcaattcattctctcttacctgtttgtgtctgccttccaaatgctgtttttactgagatctccctttttagtagaagaaatagctataaccctttgactgctatttctaaattcggtatgtggtaaggcaactcgttgctaaacccttattgcttagtattacttaaattttcctcgaatgaggcttttacatgccgaagactacttggtgtaattgataatttttccaaattaattaatttcacccttcattattacggataaccatattttatctcagtagatgaccacagcatcttgtttgggctacacgcgggtgggaaggggctgttgacacaatcgtttcattcacaaattgaattcggtgataccagttgaggattctagctcgctctgatactgagttgagttggtgccttctggtatctcaaaattcaatatataatcatttatgattatagtattctacgctgaagagaaaagaagtttcggtaagatagaattatttaatatttaatatttaattcttatgcttccctaaaaacttgatttcgaaacgtacgtccgtggataactaaaaaaatgtatgatagattgcagtcaattcattctctcttacctgtttgtgtctgccttccaaatgctgtttttactgagatctccctttttagtagaagaaatagctataaccctttgactgctatttctaaattcggtatgtggtaaggcaactcgttgctaaacccttattgcttagtattacttaaattttcctcgaatgaggcttttacatgccgaagactacttggtgt of the Octopus sinensis linkage group LG16, ASM634580v1, whole genome shotgun sequence genome contains:
- the LOC115220287 gene encoding uncharacterized protein K02A2.6-like → MRNTNANHFSLCDNVLMYAQRVVVPTTLQKRLLKEFHISHPKILRIKSLMRSYGYWPTMNRDIEEALKSCKGCGLAAKSPATKWQRWPKTDIPWTRLYIDYAGPLKGSYYLLWWIVFQSDRKCINVTFAVTLSILHELFARYGILDTIVSDNGTQFMSEEFSKFCEIFVIEHAATPPYHPMSNGQADRFIDTFKRALKKATMK